The following coding sequences are from one Planctomicrobium piriforme window:
- a CDS encoding DUF3592 domain-containing protein has translation MTPVDDSSGTASPALSLKRKTGPLGCAGCIGSLFLFVFCSLFFAAGATLLWFATLGPMLKMAIAQTWVETPCVIVSSEVIGDDTFTVDIRYQYTFNDRNYDGDRYWFFTGRTSGKKSKEAIVAQHPPGKKTVCYVDPKQPDESVLNRQFNTSLLWGLFSVPFLLVGIGGYIGILMSRRSKPAALQSPEEFDLAGRSAADREAQRHSSVLMTADTDFDDDDLEEEPGPTTLSPSSSRMGSFIGLLIFAVIWNGVVGVFIAMRMRDWLQGKWEWMPELILIPFGLIGLLILFGAFHTFLALFNPVPVLTLSRRLIPLGGTANLSWNFQGSPRGIRMLKITLKGTEEATYTRGTDTHTDRSTFYEQVFVEASEPAQIEQGQATVEIPTDTMHSLNGRHNKIVWQIHFEGEIPNWPNVTATFPIRVVPHE, from the coding sequence ATGACGCCTGTCGATGATTCTTCTGGCACAGCTTCGCCGGCACTTTCGCTGAAGCGGAAGACTGGTCCGCTCGGTTGTGCGGGATGCATCGGGTCGTTGTTTCTGTTTGTCTTCTGTTCGCTGTTCTTCGCGGCCGGGGCCACGTTGCTTTGGTTTGCCACGCTGGGACCGATGTTGAAAATGGCCATCGCCCAGACCTGGGTCGAGACGCCGTGCGTCATCGTGTCGAGCGAGGTCATTGGCGACGACACGTTTACGGTCGACATCCGCTACCAGTACACGTTTAACGACCGCAATTATGACGGTGACCGTTACTGGTTCTTCACAGGCAGGACGAGCGGGAAGAAATCGAAAGAGGCGATTGTCGCGCAACACCCGCCGGGTAAAAAAACGGTGTGTTATGTCGATCCGAAGCAGCCGGACGAGTCGGTGCTGAACCGGCAGTTCAATACGAGCCTGTTGTGGGGGCTGTTCTCGGTGCCGTTTCTGCTCGTCGGCATCGGCGGTTATATCGGTATCCTGATGTCGCGGCGGAGCAAGCCGGCGGCGCTGCAGTCGCCTGAGGAATTCGATCTGGCAGGGCGTTCGGCTGCGGATCGTGAGGCGCAGCGGCACAGCAGCGTGCTGATGACGGCCGATACCGACTTCGATGACGACGATCTCGAAGAGGAGCCGGGGCCGACGACGCTGAGCCCGTCATCGAGCCGGATGGGGTCGTTTATCGGGCTGCTGATTTTTGCGGTGATCTGGAACGGCGTGGTCGGCGTGTTTATCGCCATGCGGATGAGGGACTGGCTGCAGGGGAAATGGGAATGGATGCCTGAGCTGATCCTGATTCCGTTCGGACTGATCGGCCTGCTGATTCTCTTTGGCGCGTTCCACACATTTCTGGCGCTGTTCAATCCGGTGCCGGTGCTGACGCTCAGCCGGCGGTTGATTCCGCTGGGGGGGACGGCAAATCTGTCGTGGAATTTTCAGGGCTCGCCGCGGGGGATTCGGATGCTGAAGATCACCCTGAAGGGGACGGAAGAAGCGACCTATACGCGGGGGACGGATACGCATACCGACAGGTCGACGTTCTACGAACAAGTGTTTGTCGAAGCGTCTGAGCCAGCCCAGATCGAACAGGGACAGGCGACCGTCGAAATCCCCACCGACACGATGCATTCGCTCAATGGCCGGCATAACAAGATTGTCTGGCAGATTCATTTTGAGGGAGAGATCCCCAACTGGCCGAATGTCACCGCCACGTTCCCGATTCGAGTGGTGCCCCACGAATGA
- a CDS encoding DoxX family protein: MPNENPSDPVTNPTTANPNPAWMVWTGRVLSVLPALMLLMSAAMKFMQPPEVVKGFEQFGLPLNLAFGLGVLEVACTLLYLIPQTAILGAILLTGYLGGAICTHLRVGDSFIPPLVIGVVIWLGLFLRDHRLRALIPFRRLK; the protein is encoded by the coding sequence ATGCCGAACGAAAACCCGAGTGATCCCGTGACCAATCCGACCACTGCCAATCCCAACCCCGCCTGGATGGTTTGGACCGGTCGGGTTCTCAGCGTCCTCCCTGCGCTCATGCTGCTGATGAGCGCAGCCATGAAATTCATGCAGCCGCCCGAGGTCGTCAAAGGCTTCGAACAATTCGGCCTGCCGCTGAACCTCGCCTTTGGCCTGGGAGTTTTGGAAGTCGCCTGCACCTTGCTGTACCTGATCCCACAGACCGCCATCCTCGGAGCCATCCTGCTCACCGGCTACTTGGGAGGCGCCATCTGCACCCACCTGCGAGTCGGCGATTCCTTCATTCCACCGCTCGTGATCGGCGTTGTCATCTGGCTCGGCCTCTTCCTCCGCGACCACCGCCTCCGCGCCCTGATCCCCTTCCGCCGCTTAAAGTGA
- a CDS encoding SDR family NAD(P)-dependent oxidoreductase has protein sequence MLPGIKLFDLTGQSAIITGGSKGLGQAMAAGLASAGANVLLVSRHLDEAQAAAQELAAEYNIKAVGCAADVTSPEQVEAMVDLALSAFGKIDILINNAGINIRGPIDELTLDQFQQVNRINVEGPWICARAVVPHMKAAGSGRIINLASTLGVVGLANRTPYTSSKGAVVQMTRALALELAPFGITCNAICPGPFLTDMNVPIADTDEAKKFIIGAVALNRWGKMEEIQGAAIYLASPASSFVTGSLLMVDGGWTAR, from the coding sequence ATGCTCCCAGGCATTAAACTCTTCGATCTCACCGGCCAATCCGCCATCATCACCGGCGGTTCCAAAGGGCTCGGACAGGCGATGGCGGCCGGCCTTGCCTCGGCCGGCGCGAATGTTCTGCTCGTCAGCCGTCATCTCGACGAAGCCCAAGCCGCCGCACAAGAACTCGCGGCCGAGTACAACATCAAGGCCGTCGGCTGCGCAGCCGACGTCACCAGCCCTGAGCAAGTCGAGGCGATGGTCGACCTCGCGCTCTCGGCCTTTGGCAAGATCGACATTCTCATCAACAATGCCGGCATTAATATCCGCGGCCCCATCGACGAACTGACTCTCGACCAGTTTCAACAGGTCAATCGCATCAACGTGGAAGGCCCCTGGATCTGTGCCCGTGCGGTCGTTCCGCACATGAAAGCCGCCGGCAGCGGACGCATTATCAACCTCGCCAGCACGCTGGGCGTCGTCGGCCTCGCCAATCGAACCCCCTATACCAGCAGCAAAGGGGCCGTCGTCCAGATGACCAGAGCCCTCGCCCTCGAACTGGCTCCGTTCGGCATCACCTGCAACGCCATCTGCCCCGGCCCGTTCCTCACAGACATGAACGTCCCCATCGCCGATACGGACGAGGCGAAAAAGTTCATCATCGGCGCGGTCGCCCTCAACCGCTGGGGCAAGATGGAAGAAATCCAGGGCGCCGCCATCTACCTGGCCAGCCCCGCCAGCAGCTTCGTCACCGGCAGCCTGCTCATGGTCGACGGCGGCTGGACCGCGCGGTAG
- a CDS encoding AraC family transcriptional regulator: protein MVQFHANFLCVETFHAEVGCSGALFNDPYGIPVVALSGRVKSEVLNLIERIRQEFDERELAYSEVMLAHLKVLLVLAARLKNARAAACRRGANVRHPVLIELSDMIEQNYHLLHSPAEYARRLHITAKTLGRIVREHHGTTPTELIRSRILIHAKWQLLHTLKPVKEISRELGFHDELYFSRLFKKSTGYSPTFFREFETEIRGGSNLSMSSGHAPIRGSVLTSDT from the coding sequence GTGGTTCAGTTTCACGCCAATTTTCTGTGCGTGGAGACGTTTCACGCTGAGGTCGGATGCAGCGGCGCCCTGTTCAACGATCCGTACGGGATTCCCGTGGTCGCACTGTCAGGGCGCGTGAAATCCGAGGTGCTGAATCTGATCGAACGGATCCGGCAGGAATTTGACGAGCGCGAGCTGGCTTACAGTGAGGTCATGCTGGCACACCTCAAGGTTCTGCTGGTCCTTGCCGCCCGGCTCAAGAATGCTCGTGCGGCCGCATGCCGGCGAGGCGCAAATGTGCGGCATCCGGTTCTGATCGAACTGAGCGACATGATCGAACAGAACTACCATCTCCTGCATTCACCGGCCGAATATGCCCGGCGGCTGCACATCACCGCGAAGACGCTTGGCAGAATCGTGCGGGAGCATCACGGCACGACGCCGACGGAACTCATTCGCAGCCGCATTCTGATCCACGCCAAGTGGCAACTGCTCCATACACTGAAGCCTGTGAAAGAGATTTCGCGGGAACTGGGTTTTCACGACGAACTGTATTTCAGCCGTCTCTTCAAGAAATCCACCGGATATTCGCCGACGTTTTTTCGCGAGTTTGAGACAGAGATTCGGGGCGGGAGCAATTTGTCCATGTCTTCAGGCCATGCGCCCATTCGAGGTTCCGTGCTCACGTCCGATACTTGA
- a CDS encoding MBL fold metallo-hydrolase, which yields MKTRRDIFPHVIEMNLQARRRLGCCVYLVYDNSEWALIDIGYEDTLEDIVAMIRQMDFPLSQCKYLVATHADVDHIQGMKRAKELMPQAIVVGHPSAAKLLAEGERIMTYAEISAQGISIDLPPVKVDQLIDEGDVLKIGDLKLDVWHTPGHAPAQLSFRLDNLLFSGDNIYRDGCVGNIDAHHGSDLPAFIRSLQRIKASNVEWLLPSHGPVFRKDDKQLQATIDRLDKYQHMADFGTCAVDWPLLDEWDEELAKG from the coding sequence ATGAAAACCCGACGTGACATTTTTCCTCACGTCATCGAGATGAACCTGCAGGCCCGTCGTCGTCTGGGCTGCTGCGTCTATCTGGTTTATGACAACAGCGAATGGGCGCTGATTGATATTGGTTACGAAGATACGCTGGAAGACATTGTGGCGATGATTCGCCAGATGGATTTTCCCCTGTCTCAGTGCAAGTACCTGGTGGCGACGCATGCGGACGTCGACCATATCCAGGGAATGAAGCGGGCGAAGGAGCTGATGCCGCAGGCGATCGTGGTCGGGCATCCCAGCGCCGCCAAGCTGCTGGCAGAAGGGGAGCGGATTATGACCTATGCGGAAATTTCCGCGCAGGGAATCTCAATCGATCTGCCGCCGGTGAAAGTCGATCAACTGATCGATGAAGGGGATGTCCTGAAAATCGGCGATCTCAAGCTCGATGTCTGGCATACGCCGGGGCATGCTCCGGCACAGTTGTCGTTCCGGTTGGACAACCTGTTGTTCTCTGGTGACAACATTTATCGGGACGGCTGCGTGGGGAACATCGACGCCCATCACGGGTCCGATCTCCCGGCCTTTATTCGTTCGCTGCAGCGGATCAAGGCGAGCAACGTGGAATGGCTGCTGCCGAGCCACGGCCCGGTGTTCCGCAAAGACGACAAGCAATTGCAGGCGACGATCGACCGACTCGACAAATATCAACATATGGCCGACTTCGGCACCTGTGCCGTCGACTGGCCGCTGTTGGATGAATGGGATGAAGAACTAGCCAAGGGATGA
- a CDS encoding DUF417 family protein: protein MSMLKLFELASRMDKAGVVVTRIGLIIVLLWIGGLKAFPYEADGIVPFVANSPFMSFFYADGQNYKAHKNPEGVLNSENRAWHAANGTYEFAYGLGSVIVLYGLLLCLHPWLPQVASVGSFLVFVMSFVTLSFLITTPECWVPAMGDAQDGFPYLSGPGRLVVKDVIMMGAALVTMADSAKVYLRQKGSGAGGQG from the coding sequence ATGAGCATGCTGAAACTGTTTGAACTGGCGTCACGGATGGACAAAGCGGGCGTGGTTGTCACACGGATCGGGCTGATCATCGTGCTGCTGTGGATTGGAGGACTGAAGGCGTTTCCATACGAGGCGGATGGAATTGTGCCGTTCGTCGCGAACAGTCCATTCATGAGTTTCTTTTACGCCGACGGCCAGAACTACAAGGCTCACAAGAATCCTGAAGGGGTGTTGAATTCGGAGAATCGAGCCTGGCATGCAGCGAACGGCACCTACGAATTCGCCTACGGCCTGGGATCAGTCATCGTCCTGTACGGTCTGTTGCTCTGCCTGCATCCCTGGCTTCCACAAGTTGCGTCGGTCGGCAGTTTCCTGGTCTTTGTGATGTCGTTCGTCACGCTGTCGTTTTTGATCACCACGCCTGAATGCTGGGTTCCTGCGATGGGCGATGCCCAGGACGGTTTCCCCTACCTGAGCGGACCCGGCAGGCTCGTCGTCAAGGACGTCATCATGATGGGCGCAGCGCTCGTCACGATGGCCGATTCGGCGAAAGTGTATCTCCGGCAGAAGGGGTCAGGGGCCGGAGGTCAGGGGTGA
- a CDS encoding SRPBCC family protein, translating into MRRKLLIAAAVLLVLLVAFLISVALQPNEFVVTRSMTMAAPPATVFPYVNDFHKWEQWSPWAKLDPNAKNSFEGPSEGKDSKFSWDGNDEVGAGSMTITDSDPDKLVKMDLVFLRPFPCKNVAEFTLEPDAAGTKVTWIMSGQNNFMGKLVGMLMDMDALVGDMFVTGLNNMKRIVETPPADPAPKAAVENSPPSEEPANAERKPE; encoded by the coding sequence ATGCGTCGAAAACTGTTGATCGCGGCCGCCGTGCTGCTGGTTCTGCTCGTGGCATTTCTGATTTCCGTGGCTCTACAGCCCAATGAGTTCGTCGTCACCCGTTCGATGACCATGGCCGCTCCCCCTGCGACCGTCTTCCCCTACGTCAACGACTTTCACAAATGGGAACAATGGTCCCCCTGGGCGAAGCTCGATCCAAATGCCAAAAACTCCTTCGAAGGCCCCTCCGAGGGCAAGGATTCGAAATTCAGTTGGGATGGCAACGACGAAGTCGGCGCCGGCAGCATGACGATTACAGACAGCGACCCCGACAAGCTGGTCAAAATGGATCTCGTTTTCCTGCGTCCTTTCCCCTGCAAAAATGTGGCTGAATTCACCCTGGAGCCGGATGCCGCAGGCACCAAGGTCACCTGGATCATGTCAGGCCAGAACAATTTCATGGGGAAGCTGGTCGGCATGCTCATGGATATGGACGCCCTGGTCGGCGACATGTTTGTCACCGGCCTGAACAACATGAAGCGGATCGTCGAGACCCCGCCTGCCGATCCGGCCCCGAAAGCGGCAGTCGAAAATTCACCCCCTTCCGAGGAACCGGCCAATGCCGAACGAAAACCCGAGTGA